The following DNA comes from Chitinophaga nivalis.
GATACTTTCGCCATCACCGGCGTATACGACCATTACTCCTGTTTTCGGCAGGATTTGTTTTATTGGTATGCGGTCATTTTATAGCGCCCGCAGATGGCTGGGAACCATTGCCCATTGCCATTGGGGCCCTTATGATCATCGCAGCACACCTGCTCAACCTGCGCGGCTGCAAGCAATGCGCTGTGCATAAGGGAGCGCCTGTCGCAAAATAAAAAATTACATATGGAAAAATTGCCTGTTACGGTGCTGAGTGGCTTTCTCGGCGCGGGTAAGACTTCTTTGCTCAATCATGTACTGCATAACCGCGAAAATTTACGTGTAGCCGTTATCGTGAATGACATGAGTGAAGTGAACATTGATGCACAGTTGGTACGAAATGAAAATACCCTGCACAAAACGGAGGAGAAACTGGTAGAAATGAGCAACGGTTGTATTTGTTGCACATTGCGGGAAGACCTGTTGAAAGAAGTCGCAGAACTGGCAGCAGCCCGCCGTTTTGATTATCTGTTGATCGAGTCTTCCGGTATTTCGGAACCAGTGCCGGTGGCACAGACCTTTTGTTACCAGGATGAAGACAACGGCATCGACCTGAGTGCGGTGAGCCGCCTGGATACGATGGTCACCGTGGTAGATGCCTTTAACTTCCTGCAGGACTATGGGAGTGATGCCCGCCTGCTGGACCGGGACCTTACAGCAGACTATCAGGATCAGCGTACCATTGTAAATCTGCTGACAGACCAGATAGAATTTGCCAATGTAATTCTGCTGAATAAATGCGACCTGGTAACCCCGGAGGAGATCGGTGTCCTGAAAGCAATATTGAAAAAACTCAATGCCACCGCCAGGATTATAGCAACAACCAATGGCCGCGTACCGCTCCGGGAAATACTGCACACCGGCTTGTTTGATTTTGAAACAACCGCACAAAGTGCTGGCTGGCAGGCGGAGCTGGAGCAGGAACACACGCCGGAAACGGAAGCATACGGGATCTCTTCTTTTGTATACCGTAGCCGTAAACCCTTTCATCCGGAACGTTTCTGGCAATATATCAACGACCGGTGGCCGGCTGGAGTTATCCGCAGCAAAGGTCTTTTCTGGCTGGCTTCCCGGCCCAAACTGGCGGTCAACTGGAGCCAGGCCGGTGGTTCATTGCGGGCCGAAAGGGCGGGCTACTGGTGGTGTGCCATACCCCGCCACCAATGGCAGATGGATGAAGAAACCCACGACCTCATCAGCCAACGTTGGGACGAGCGCTTTGCAGACAGGTATAATGAACTGGTTATCATCGGACAAGCCATGAATGAACCGGAAATACGGCAGCAACTGGACAGCTGCCTGTGTACGGAGCCGGAAATAAAGCTGTACCAGCAGGGCTATCCGTTTAAGGATCTCTTTCCTGATATTTAGCCTTGTCTAAAAAATAATTAAGGCATGTATAAAAAATGAATATAGTTTTGTAAAAATATTTTTTGGCACAGATCGGAAGTATGCCGCTTGTTACTATCCTGAATACCCGACTGTTCATATTTATATCTATCAATGCTGATGAAACATTTCTTTACACTACTATTTTCACTGTCCCTTGCGTTATCCGTACACGCGCAGCAATGCGCGGTAAAGGGTAAAGTGGTGAATGCCGAAGGGAAACCTGTACAATTTGCCAACGTAGCGATTCCTGCCATGCATACCGGCGCAACTGCCGACCAGCAAGGTCTTTTCCAGATAAAAAATATTACGCCCGGTACACATGAAATCCTGATTACCATGTTGGGTTATCAGTCTGTGAAACTGAAGAAAAATATAGGCGCCGGTCAAACCATTACACTGGACATCAAACTGGAAGAAGACCTGTCGAAGCTGAATGAGGTAGTGGTTACCGGGGTATCCCGCGCTACGGCAGTACGCAAGAATCCTATTCCCATTGCTGTAATCGGTAAAAGGGAAATGAACATGAACGTGAATAATAACATCATCGATGCTATTATTAAAGGAGTACCTGGTGTAAGTGCAGTGACCACCGGTCCCAATATTTCCAAACCCTTCATCCGTGGCCTGGGCTATAACAGGGTGCTCACCTTGTATGATGGCATCCGGCAGGAAGGCCAGCAATGGGGAGATGAACATGGTATAGAGATAGATCAATACGGTGTTTCCCGGGCAGAAGTGGTAAAAGGCCCCGCCAGTCTTACCTATGGCTCCGATGCGCTGGCAGGTGTGATTAACATGATTCCCGACATCCCGGAAGTGGAAGAAGGAAAACTGAAAGGTAGCTTTCTGGCAGACTACCACAGCAACAACGGGATGATAGGATCTTCCCTGGGACTGGCTTTCCGGAAAAACGACTGGAAGTACACCATCAGAGGTACCGCTAAGGCAGCACATAATTATCAGAATAAAATAGATGGATTTGTATATGGTACTGCTTTCCGGGAGTACAACCTTTCTGCTATTGCCCGGGTGGATAAAGTATGGGGCAGCTCTCAGTGGGGCGCTACCTTGTATGATAATACCCAGGAAATACCCGATGGCAGCAGGGATTCACTGACCCGTAAGTTTACCCGTCAGGTAAAAGATGAAGACGATGATATCAGAAACCGGCCGATAGTACCGGATAACGAACTGCGTACCTACCGGTTAAATCCACTCCACCAGCGCATTCAACATTACCGGTTATACAATACCACTAAATGGAAAATCGGCAACGGTGATCTGAATACAACTATCGGATTACAGCAAAGCATCCGGCGGGAATACAACCACCCGGAAATGGTAGCCCAGCCCGGATTATATGTAGTGCTGAATACCCTGAACTACGATGTCCGCTATAACCTGCCCACCTGGAATGGCGTGGAAACCACCGTAGGAGTGAATGGAATGTACCAGGTAAACAAAAGTAAAAACGGTACCGATTTCCCTATACCTAATTATAACCTGTTCGACATCGGCGGTTTTTTCTTCGCTAAAAAATCTTTCGGCAAACTGGATATATCCGGAGGGCTTCGTTATGACAGCAGGAAAATCCGCTGGAACGATTTTTATGTAGGACCCAACAAAGCCAACGGATTTGAAAAGCACATGGAATTACCGGATACCGCTGGTGGTCATTTACAATTCCCGGCATTCAGCCATAATTATACCGGTATATCCGGTAGTGTGGGCGCCACCTATAACCTGAGTGAGCGTGTATTACTGAAAGCCAATATTGCCAGAGGATACCGTGCGCCGAATATTACGGAAATAGGTTCCAATGGTCTGGATCCCGGCGCACACATTGTATACCTGGGTAATCGTGGCTTCAAACCGGAATTTAGTTTGCAGGAAGATATCGGATTCCTCGCCTATCTGCCGGATGTGGATATCAGCGTAGAATTGTTTAATAATAATATCGACAACTATATCTATCAGTCACGGCTATACGACAATGAAGGTAATCCGGTGGTAATTGTACCCGGTAATGCCACTTACAAATATCAGCAATCCAGCGCGCGGTTGTTTGGAGCAGAGGTAAGTGTGAATTTACATCCGCGTATCATTCCCTGGCTGACGTTTTATAACAGTGCCGCCTATACGCAGGGCTTAAACAGAAATGAGGAACTGATCAGTAAACATGGAGATGCAGCCCGGTACCTGCCGTTTATACCGCCCATGCATGTACGGTCTGAGCTGAAAGCTACTGCACGCAGGGATTATGGAATATTTACCAAAGCCTATGTACGTGCGGAGGCAGATATATATGGTGCACAATCCCGGTTCTATGGTGTAGATGATACGGAAACCTATACCCCGGGCTATACATTGATTAACCTGGGCGCCGGATCAGGCATCCGCAGCAAACGTGGTAAAACCATTTGTGAAATCTTCCTGCAGCTGGACAATGTATTTGATGTCGCCTATCAGGCTAATATGAACCGGCTGAAATATTTTGAATATTACAGCGCTTCACCCAACGGGCGTTTCGGTATCTATAACATGGGAAGGAATTTCAGTGCCAAGGTAATCGTACCTTTTTAACCATCAGCGGAGTTTAAGTCCCAGCTTGATACCAATGTGCAGGCTGGGCAATACACTTACCATCCGGCCGTCGTTGACGCTTACGCCATTGACTTCCTGATGGTATGTTTTGTATTGATAGATTTTACTACGCAAACCAAGACCGATGAAGGGATCCAGAATGAATTTATCTTTCCGGAATTGTCGTCCCAGTAACAGCTGAAAGCCGAATACATTTTTATCGGCGCTGCTGGTGTAGGTAGTGTTGTTGTTAACAATATCTTCATTGGGATAGAAAACCCGCTTGTAAAACAGCACCGGTTCAAAGTAAGTACCTGCGGCACTGGAGGGCCCCGTTTCCCTGGATATCAGATACCAGCGGAGACCTGCACGAAATCCCAGGCCGCGGGCATTTACAAATTGTTCTGTACTGATATCCGGTTTTTTCTGACCGATGTCTATTTTTTTTGCCAGCACATAATCAGGGTAATCTGTATAGATGCCGCTTACTCCCAGTTCAATACTGATCTTATCCGTGATCTCCTGTTCCAGGTATATATCCAGTTCATTAATCAGGGTAGTAGGATTTACTTTGAGATACGTATTTCTACCCTTTGATTTAGGAGGGTCCTGTGCAAAGGATGCGAAGGTAACAGCACAAAACAGCCATGTGAGCAGCAATGTCTTT
Coding sequences within:
- a CDS encoding GTP-binding protein, giving the protein MEKLPVTVLSGFLGAGKTSLLNHVLHNRENLRVAVIVNDMSEVNIDAQLVRNENTLHKTEEKLVEMSNGCICCTLREDLLKEVAELAAARRFDYLLIESSGISEPVPVAQTFCYQDEDNGIDLSAVSRLDTMVTVVDAFNFLQDYGSDARLLDRDLTADYQDQRTIVNLLTDQIEFANVILLNKCDLVTPEEIGVLKAILKKLNATARIIATTNGRVPLREILHTGLFDFETTAQSAGWQAELEQEHTPETEAYGISSFVYRSRKPFHPERFWQYINDRWPAGVIRSKGLFWLASRPKLAVNWSQAGGSLRAERAGYWWCAIPRHQWQMDEETHDLISQRWDERFADRYNELVIIGQAMNEPEIRQQLDSCLCTEPEIKLYQQGYPFKDLFPDI
- a CDS encoding TonB-dependent receptor; translation: MKHFFTLLFSLSLALSVHAQQCAVKGKVVNAEGKPVQFANVAIPAMHTGATADQQGLFQIKNITPGTHEILITMLGYQSVKLKKNIGAGQTITLDIKLEEDLSKLNEVVVTGVSRATAVRKNPIPIAVIGKREMNMNVNNNIIDAIIKGVPGVSAVTTGPNISKPFIRGLGYNRVLTLYDGIRQEGQQWGDEHGIEIDQYGVSRAEVVKGPASLTYGSDALAGVINMIPDIPEVEEGKLKGSFLADYHSNNGMIGSSLGLAFRKNDWKYTIRGTAKAAHNYQNKIDGFVYGTAFREYNLSAIARVDKVWGSSQWGATLYDNTQEIPDGSRDSLTRKFTRQVKDEDDDIRNRPIVPDNELRTYRLNPLHQRIQHYRLYNTTKWKIGNGDLNTTIGLQQSIRREYNHPEMVAQPGLYVVLNTLNYDVRYNLPTWNGVETTVGVNGMYQVNKSKNGTDFPIPNYNLFDIGGFFFAKKSFGKLDISGGLRYDSRKIRWNDFYVGPNKANGFEKHMELPDTAGGHLQFPAFSHNYTGISGSVGATYNLSERVLLKANIARGYRAPNITEIGSNGLDPGAHIVYLGNRGFKPEFSLQEDIGFLAYLPDVDISVELFNNNIDNYIYQSRLYDNEGNPVVIVPGNATYKYQQSSARLFGAEVSVNLHPRIIPWLTFYNSAAYTQGLNRNEELISKHGDAARYLPFIPPMHVRSELKATARRDYGIFTKAYVRAEADIYGAQSRFYGVDDTETYTPGYTLINLGAGSGIRSKRGKTICEIFLQLDNVFDVAYQANMNRLKYFEYYSASPNGRFGIYNMGRNFSAKVIVPF